TAACGCCAAAGTCATGGAATGACATAGAAGTCATAATAAACGCTCCGGCAACCCCAACCCCCAAAAGGCCTGATAAAACAGCAAAAGATTTACAACCATTATCACAAAAGGACTCCAATTTAGAATATCCGCCAATTTCACGTAATTCTTCAGGAATTTGAATATTTGATGAGATCAAATATGAATTGTAATTATCATTTTTTATTTCAACAGCAAATACATCCAAATATTTGGCTACTTTAGTTTTCTCTTTCTCAACGCCTGGAAATGTATCTAAAAATTCATCTAAATTAAGTCTTTTTAATTTAACATTTATTCCGTCGTTTTCTTTTTCAATATCATTCATTGAAAAAGCTTGGCCTGCAAATAAGCTTAAACTTAATGCAAAAATTATTTTTGATAAATTTTTCACTATAAACCTTTCTTATTCTTAATAATTAAAATTTATTTTTGGTAAATCAAATGATATTGAATTTTCTGAATTATCAACATCAGTAAAAATTAAATTGTTATTATTCGATACGCTTGGAGCTATTAAATATTTTGTAATAGTAGCACCTGCTTTAATTACTGTTTCACCGGGTACAATAACATTTTCTTTAAAAAAATTTATTATTTCTTCATCTCTATCTTCTTTAGATTTTTCAGTACAAGATTTTGCACAAGATCGTCCCAGACATGTAACAGCTAATGGAAGTATAGCATAACCACCCCACATACAGAGACCCTGAATTGCTTCAAATACTGAAGGATTACTAATTACAAAATGAATAGCAGCTAAAGCGCCAATACTAACAGAACCCAGAGCGCCTAAACAAACAACACCATTACAATAACAATTATTAATGTCTTCTGATATTGAATAACCCCCAAGACTATTTAATTCATCTGGTATTTCAATTTCCGAATTTATTAAATAATCAATGAGATTATTATTTTCTATTGTAACTTTACGAATATCAAATTGTTCAAATGTTTTTTTCTTTTTTTTGTCTAATCCCTTAAATGTATCTAAAAACTCATTCAATTTAAGTCGTTCAAATTCAACCTTAATACCTGTATTTTCCATTTCCGGATCATTTACACGATAACTCATTGAAGATGCTTGGTTTGAAAATAAACTTAAACTTAATGCAAAAATTATTTTTGATAAATATTTCACTCGAATCCTTTTATTATTATTAAATTAGAAAGTATAAATAAAAACTGATGCTAAATTCACAACGCCGATTTTATATAAATAAAATTTTATGTAAATAAAAATTAATAGTCACAAAACAAGTTAACTATAATTTTCTTAAACCTATTATTAAAAATCTTGACTATTAGAATATTTTTAAAATATTATATTAATGTAAATAGAAAATATTTACGTTAATTAGGGTGGGCTAGGGGGAGTCATGAAAAAGATAAAAATCTTATCGATATTATTTGTATTTACTATTGTTTTAAATCTTAACAGCATAAACAAAAAAATAATTTTTCTGGATACAAATAACTTAGAAAGCTACAAATATCACAACTTTTTTGAACTTGCAAAAACTGCAAATTTTAAAATTGATTTTAAATCTTTTGCAGATCTTTTAGATAAACCAATAAAAGATTTAAGTAGTTATGATGGGCTTTTTTTAAATATTGGCATTGAATTTTTAAAAGGTATCGCAATCAGATCTGAGCTCTCTATAAAATTTTTACAAATTTTAAAAAATTTTGCTGAACAAAAAAATAAGTTAATTGGATTATTTTTAACCCCAATAATAAACAATAATATACATAATAAAACTTTATTGTATGCACCATTATTTAATTGTTTTGGGGTAAATGTTTCGGCTAACAATTTTTATGAAAATAACAACGTAGTAGACATGCAAGAATTTAGATTAATTAATAATTTTTTAAGCGACACACTTGAATCAAAATCGCTTAAATATCAAACAACTTTAACGGAGCCCAAAAATACGCTCAAAAACTCGACAATTAAAAATATAAATCTAAAAACAATTACAACTTTACCTATAAACACACAAAGTTTACCTGAAATAAAATATACTCTGCCATATGGAATTTATTGGAATAAAAACAATAATCATATTTTTATATCAAGTAATTCTTTACTTTCTTTTTCAGGAATTACTGAAAATTTTCATATCTGTCCTATGGATTTTAATTTAAGACAAGAAATGCATAAAAAAATATTGGACATGTTAGTAGAGTTACGTGAATTAACAAATACAAAAACCATAAATTACGAATTAATTAAACAAATAAAATATCCGGAATTACCTAAAAATATTAAAAACATAGGAAGTAAAACTATAAATTTAGAAAAAAGTAAAAGAAAAATTATCGCATGGACAGATATAAATGTTTTTGAAAAAAGTGATAAAAAATATGTCGAACAACAAGATAAATTAATAAATTATATTTTAAAAACTTCGCCTAGAATGGACCTATGGATAACTCTTAATCCAAATATGTATTTTAGCCCAATAGCCAAAAAGAAAAATAATTTAAATATTTATATAAATTCAATAAAAAAATTTACAAAAAAATTAAGTATTCTGGCCAAAAAGTTAAATCTTAAAACACCTAATATTTTAATAGGCTTTGAAATAGCAAATAATTTGTATGCCCCGGATTTGCCAAAAAATAAACCGATAGATATTTACGGTAATGAATATTACGATATTCCAAGCCCAATAGAATTTAGTTTTTGGAATAATGAAATTATAAAAACATTAAATTTATTCTTAAAAGAGTGGAGTAAGCCTGAAATTAATAATAATATAAAAATTTCAGGTGTTGTAATTGATCTTGAAATGTACTGTCGCAGAACATCAAGCAATTTTTTAGATACAATGTGTTTTAATAATTTAAATATTAAAAAGTTTGGCAAAAACAGTTTAAAAGAATTAATTGATTCAAAAAATATAAATAATTACTTTAAGTTTTTAAAATCACAAGCGGAAAATATAGCTATAAAAATAAAAAATAATATTAATAAAAACATCAAGAATGCCACAATTGCTTGTTACGCTCCAAATATTTCAACCGACTGGTTTTATCTTGGATTTTACAAAGGCTTAAGTTCAAAAGAAAAAAATATTAAACTTTTAACTTTTAATTCTGAATCCGAATCGCTTCAAAATTGGCTTTTAAACAAAGATATTTTTCTAGAACACTTATCGGTGCTCATGTTATCTAAAATTAAAACAAGTGACGATTTTGGATTATTAAACGAAATTTCTAAACACAATCACGGGGTTTGGTTAAACAAATTTTCAAGATTTGCAGAAACTTTAGATCCAAACAACTTGGAACAATCGCAAATGAATTTAAAAGATAGATTGGAATTTTTTAAAATAATTAAAACGTATAATTAGACAAAATATAATATATTGCTAAATTTAATTTTATCTGTTTTTATAAAAAGATACCGAACTTTTTCGGTGATTGTATGGGGACTATATTTAGTGATATTAGGAGTAAAAAATGGCAGTTACCGTTTTAACATCTCAAAACTATGATACAGTAATAACAAATTCAACTAAGCCTGTTGTAATAGATGTTTTTGCAGTTTGGTGTGGGCCTTGTCAATATATGGCGCCAATATTTGAAGAATTATCAAAAGAATTAAGCGATAAATACACTTTTGCAAAAGTAAATATTGATGAAGAACGTGAATTAAGTATTAAATTTAATGTTTCATCAATTCCTACATTTATTTTTATAAAAAATAACAAAATTGTAGGTCGCGAACTTGGTTTCATGGAAAAAGAAACTTTACACAAAAAAATTGAAGAATATTTAAAGTAAAGATTTTAAAAACCCCGATTATAATTTATCGGGTTTTTTAATTTGAAACCAACTCGCCCAGCGCTGACCCAGCCTTCGCATAAAGCTACGGCGGACAGGCGCACAGGGCTACAGTAAAATCGCCCGCTTGCGCAGGCTCAAAAAACTAAATTTAATATCATAATAGTTAAATCAGGACTCAGCAACTGCTGAATTATTACTGTAACTTTTTCCTAAAAATCTTGGAACTATCACATATGCTAGGCGACGCGAAGTTTCCCAAGCAGATTTAAAATCTTTTAATCTATAAGCCCTTAACATTTTTCTTTCAACTGCAAAAGCAGGATCTAAACAAAGAAAAGCTTTTTTAGAATTATCCCAACCAACAACTACTATAAAGTGTCCATTATCATAAGATTTAAAAGCACCTCGCATTTTACCGCGAACACTTACTGCCACCGGAATTTTTCTAACAAGATAACTATACAATTCTTTAACACCATTCAAGCGTTGAACTCTGGAAAATAAATTTCCACCGGATTCATGAAAAACTTGTGCCATATTCAATGGCCAAGCACCATAAATATCCAAATAACTACCATCGCGAACTTTTTCTGCAAAACGAGCAACATAGTCGGCCATATTATTAGTTAATTCTGAAAATATACCTTTTGAAGAATAATAAGAAAGTATCATACTGATAGATGTAGGCGAACATAAATCTTTACGTCTATAATGGTTTGCACTCCATTGTGATATCCGACGAATTCCTGCAATCATAACCGATGGTAAATTTAAATT
The DNA window shown above is from Candidatus Dependentiae bacterium and carries:
- the trxA gene encoding thioredoxin, whose translation is MAVTVLTSQNYDTVITNSTKPVVIDVFAVWCGPCQYMAPIFEELSKELSDKYTFAKVNIDEERELSIKFNVSSIPTFIFIKNNKIVGRELGFMEKETLHKKIEEYLK
- a CDS encoding C39 family peptidase; this encodes MKSFGKLLILFISITFLFNLNCHILNQKNSHNIIKYKDDNIFSYNYVKALDLVENNDKNSFIWVQNTKKFTQLILSWNGFRPKTGNFIFYVSVKFDNHWSDWVKIDRWGKISQETYSSTCGRFVNVENVRLEMQKGRKANAFRVKAEAVSGADIKDLKVLYASCSNAKKFLPDKRNLNLPSVMIAGIRRISQWSANHYRRKDLCSPTSISMILSYYSSKGIFSELTNNMADYVARFAEKVRDGSYLDIYGAWPLNMAQVFHESGGNLFSRVQRLNGVKELYSYLVRKIPVAVSVRGKMRGAFKSYDNGHFIVVVGWDNSKKAFLCLDPAFAVERKMLRAYRLKDFKSAWETSRRLAYVIVPRFLGKSYSNNSAVAES